From Triticum urartu cultivar G1812 chromosome 2, Tu2.1, whole genome shotgun sequence, a single genomic window includes:
- the LOC125534445 gene encoding EH domain-containing protein 1-like — MASSSADSSPTRSWGLKEQRSVYLRWFYLADDDADGRLTGKDALKFFAMSKLSRDDLKQVWAIADSKRQGYLGFAEFMTAMQLVSLAQAGQDISQDTLAHADLGTLQPPTMEGLEKKLKKSAAHKSSSDLTAYHPVQTSMSANWFNSKSGKKIAMKSVTSIIDGLKKAYIEKLRPLEKTYQYNDFVSPLLTSSDFDAKPMIMLLGQYSTGKTTFIKHLLKSSYPGSHIGPEPTTDRFVVVTTGPDERCIPGNTIAVQADMPYSGLSAFGTAFLSKFECSQMPHPLLDHISFVDTPGVLSGEKQRTQRSYDFTGVTSWFAAKSDLILLLFDPHKLDISDEFKRVIGSLRGHDDKIRIVLNKADQVDAQQLMRVYGALLWSLGKVLNTPEVMRVYIGSFNDKPIRETAAGPLGSELFVREQEDLLSDLNDIPKKACDRRINEFVKRARSAKVHAHIVGHLKNQMPALMGKAKAQQKLLETLDEQFAKVQKEMHLPPGDFPNVDEYRDTLSAYNFDRFERLHTKMMKDVDDMLAYDIPDLLKQFRNPYE, encoded by the exons ATGGCGTCGTCGTCGGCGGACTCGTCGCCCACGAGATCATGGGGCCTCAAGGAGCAGCGCAGCGTCTACCTCCGCTGGTTCTACCTCGCCGACGACG ACGCGGACGGTCGCCTGACCGGGAAGGACGCGCTCAAGTTCTTCGCCATGTCCAAGCTCTCCAGGGACGACCTCAAGCAG GTCTGGGCGATTGCCGATTCGAAACGTCAGGGTTATCTTGGATTCGCGGAGTTTATGACTGCAATGCAG CTGGTTTCTCTGGCACAGGCAGGGCAAGACATAAGTCAAGACACCCTTGCACATGCAG ATTTGGGGACCTTGCAGCCTCCGACAATGGAAGGTCTGGAGAAGAAACTA AAAAAGAGTGCGGCACACAAGAGCAGCTCCGACCTCACTG CGTACCATCCAGTCCAAACGTCTATGTCAGCTAACTGGTTTAACTCGAAGTCGGGAAAGAAG atAGCGATGAAATCAGTTACCTCGATAATCGATGGACTAAAGAAAGCATACATTGAGAAATTGAGACCTCTAGAAAAAACTTACCAATATAATGACTTCGTTTCACCTTTGCTG ACTAGCAGCGATTTTGATGCGAAGCCAATGATCATGCTATTGGGTCAATACTCTACTGGAAAAACCACATTCATAAAGCATTTACTAAAGTCAAGTTATCCAG GTTCTCATATTGGACCAGAGCCTACGACCGATAGATTTGTTGTTGTTACT ACTGGGCCAGATGAAAGATGCATCCCTGGAAACACAATTGCGGTGCAGGCTGACATGCCATACAGCGGCTTGTCGGCGTTCGGAACGGCGTTTTTATCCAAGTTTGAGTGCTCTCAGATGCCTCATCCA TTACTGGATCACATTTCCTTCGTGGACACTCCCGGGGTGTTATCAGGGGAGAAGCAGCGAACGCAACGCAGCTACGATTTCACCGGAGTCACATCGTGGTTTGCGGCCAAGTCTGACCTCATCCTTCTCCTGTTCGATCCCCATAAGCTGGACATCAGCGACGAGTTCAAGCGTGTGATCGGGTCGCTGCGTGGGCATGATGACAAGATACGCATAGTTCTCAACAAAGCAGACCAAGTTGACGCACAGCAG CTGATGAGGGTCTACGGAGCACTCCTGTGGTCGCTGGGGAAGGTCCTCAACACGCCGGAGGTCATGCGTGTCTACATTGG ATCGTTCAATGACAAGCCGATCcgggagacggcggcggggcCGCTGGGATCAGAGCTGTTCGTGAGGGAGCAGGAGGACCTCCTCTCGGACCTCAACGACATCCCGAAGAAGGCGTGCGACCGGCGGATCAACGAGTTCGTGAAGCGGGCGCGGTCGGCCAAGGTGCACGCGCACATCGTGGGACACCTCAAGAACCAGATGCCGGCGCTGATGGGGAAGGCCAAGGCGCAGCAGAAGCTGCTGGAGACGCTGGACGAGCAGTTCGCCAAGGTGCAGAAGGAGATGCACCTGCCGCCGGGCGACTTCCCCAACGTCGACGAGTACCGGGACACGCTCAGCGCCTACAACTTCGACCGCTTCGAGCGGCTCCATACCAAGATGATGAAGGACGTCGACGACATGCTCGCCTATGACATTCCCGACCTGCTCAAGCAGTTCAGGAACCCCTACGAGTGA